The bacterium genome contains the following window.
GAGACGGTCGCGCCGCGGTCCGCGCGGGTCGGTTCGCCGGCGCGGGGGGGGCGCCCGCTCAGGGCTGCGCCTGCCGCTCCTGCTGCAGCTCCCACTTGATGATCTCGTCCTTCGCCGCGCGCGCGTCCGGCGCTTCCGGCGCCGCCGCGAGGTAGAGATTCATCTGCTGAATCGCCCGGTCGTACTTCTTGAGCTGGGCGCAGATCAGCGCGGTGTTGTAGTAGAGCTTCGGCACGTACGGCGCGATCCGCTGCGCCTCCATGAACTCGACGTAGGCCCGCTCGACGTCCCCTTCCTTGATCAGCAGCTCGCCGCGCACGACCCGCCGATGCGCGTCGTCCGGCATCTCCGGCGGCGTGGGCATCTTCCCCGCCGCGGCGAAGACAGCGGCGCGCAGCGACGAAACCTCCTGCTCGTCCGCGGCGTAGCGCAGCGCCTGTGCGTACTCCGGCAGGCACTCCGCGTAGCGCCCCTGCGCGTCGAGCTGCTTCGCCTTGTCCAGATGCCCCTGGCCCAGCGGCTTGAGCAGGGCGACGAAGACGTTGCGTTCGCTCCAGACGGGCGCGTTCTTCGGATCGAGCTGGTCGGCGGCGGCGAAGTAGACCGACGCCGCCTTGTCGAGGTCGCCCCGCCGGGCGTAGCCCAGGGCGCGCAGGACCTGGCGCTGCGCCTCGGCGAACGGGATCGCCGTCCCGGTCACGTTGGGGTTCTCGAGCGCCTCGAGCGCCTGGTTCGGCTGGTTCGACTCGAGCAGCGCCCCGCCGAGCGCGACCGTGGAGAGGATCGCGTTCGGATCAAGCGTCGCCGCCTCGCGCGCGTCGGCGAGCGCCTTCGCCGCGTCCCCCTTGGCGAGCAGCGCCAGCGAGCGGAGCGCCAGCAGCGCGCCGCTCTTCGTCTCCCCCATCGCCTTCCGCGCCAGCTCCTTCGTCTTGATCAGCCGCAGGAAGCCGCCGCGGGTCCAGACCTTGACCTTGACGGTCGTGCCGACCGGACCGCGCAGCTTCGCGGCGACCTCCTCGATCGTCATCACCGGCTTGATGTTGAAGGCGCCCTTGGTCGTCTTCTGGCCGTCGATCTCCATGATGTCGAAGCCGTCGTGGATGTCCGCCTCGGCGGCCGGCCCGCCCGGCACGACCCCCTTGAACATCGGGTAGACCTCGCCCATCACGACCGAGGCGCCGACGCCGCCGATCGCCGGGGCGTTGAGCCGCTGCTCGGCCGCCGCCAGCGCATCGTCGTAGCGCCCGGAGTAGTAGGCGACGATCGTCTGGATCTCCCCTGCGCTCGGGATGCTCGCGGCCGCCGCGTCGCGCCCCGTCGCCTGCGCCGCGGCGTAGTCCCCCTGCATCAACTGGCCCATGGCGACGCCGAGCCAGAGGTCGCCGCTCGACGGCGCGAGGGTGAGGCCGAACTTGAAGTTCTGGACCGCCGCGGCGAGCTTCCCCTGCCGCAGGTGGACGACGCCCAGGAGGAAGCACCCTTCGGGGGTCCCCTTGAGCTCGAGCGAGCGCGCCGCCGCGGCCTCCGCCTCCGTGAACTTCCCGGCGATGATCTGGATCCTGGCCAGCAGGAGGTAGTTCGCCGGGTCCTGCGGCGCGGCGGAGATCGACAGCTGCGTTTCGGCGGCCGCTTGGTCGAACTGCTTGAGCGCGAGGTACGCCTTCCCGACCGCCCAGTGAAGGTTCCCGATCACGACGCCGTCGGACGGCTGCAGCGCGAGGCCGCGACGCGCCGTCTCGATCGCCTGCTCCGGCTTCTCCGCGTTGGCGTAGGCCATCGAGAGGAACATGAAGTACTGCACGTCGGAGGCCCCCGCCGACGCGACGC
Protein-coding sequences here:
- a CDS encoding tetratricopeptide repeat protein, which translates into the protein MKTVRWSVLGLLAALLCAGAAWAGVENNERFKEGMAAYQAGNPSAAIEIWTEQGVASAGASDVQYFMFLSMAYANAEKPEQAIETARRGLALQPSDGVVIGNLHWAVGKAYLALKQFDQAAAETQLSISAAPQDPANYLLLARIQIIAGKFTEAEAAAARSLELKGTPEGCFLLGVVHLRQGKLAAAVQNFKFGLTLAPSSGDLWLGVAMGQLMQGDYAAAQATGRDAAAASIPSAGEIQTIVAYYSGRYDDALAAAEQRLNAPAIGGVGASVVMGEVYPMFKGVVPGGPAAEADIHDGFDIMEIDGQKTTKGAFNIKPVMTIEEVAAKLRGPVGTTVKVKVWTRGGFLRLIKTKELARKAMGETKSGALLALRSLALLAKGDAAKALADAREAATLDPNAILSTVALGGALLESNQPNQALEALENPNVTGTAIPFAEAQRQVLRALGYARRGDLDKAASVYFAAADQLDPKNAPVWSERNVFVALLKPLGQGHLDKAKQLDAQGRYAECLPEYAQALRYAADEQEVSSLRAAVFAAAGKMPTPPEMPDDAHRRVVRGELLIKEGDVERAYVEFMEAQRIAPYVPKLYYNTALICAQLKKYDRAIQQMNLYLAAAPEAPDARAAKDEIIKWELQQERQAQP